A single region of the Thermodesulfatator atlanticus DSM 21156 genome encodes:
- a CDS encoding phosphate-starvation-inducible PsiE family protein: protein MKPKRLWLDIFFQEQFLRVERFLYILVAVLILIASAVVIYDGALALYHLIIDEHDFTHGILKVMDRFLLALMFLEILHTVQIIFGEEHHLACVEPFIMVAIIASVRRLLILSFEISHAGQIPLDRLHYYLVEMLIIGILIVCLVGAVIFLRRSRERRRQNVS from the coding sequence ATGAAACCAAAAAGACTGTGGCTTGACATTTTTTTCCAGGAGCAATTTTTACGTGTTGAGCGGTTTTTATACATTTTGGTGGCCGTGCTTATCTTGATCGCCTCGGCAGTGGTAATCTACGACGGCGCCCTTGCCCTTTATCACTTGATTATTGACGAACACGATTTTACCCATGGCATCCTGAAAGTGATGGACCGTTTTTTGCTCGCCCTGATGTTTCTTGAAATTTTACACACTGTTCAGATTATTTTTGGAGAAGAGCATCATCTTGCCTGTGTGGAACCCTTTATCATGGTTGCTATTATAGCCTCGGTAAGAAGGCTTCTTATTCTATCTTTTGAGATTTCTCATGCTGGCCAGATTCCTTTAGATAGACTCCACTACTATCTTGTGGAAATGCTTATTATCGGAATTTTGATTGTCTGCCTTGTAGGTGCCGTAATTTTCTTGCGCAGATCCCGGGAGAGGAGGAGACAAAATGTATCCTGA
- a CDS encoding rhomboid family intramembrane serine protease, giving the protein MIPIQDIVPRKTFPVVTVSLILVNSAIFIFMLSLPPETREALVMYLGVVPARFTEGNGFFLANIVSLFTAMFLHGGWIHLIGNMWTLWIFGDNVEDRMGHKRFLAFYLLCGVAATLVHIWLHPKSTLPLIGASGAISGVLGAYYGLFPLARVIVMIPIFFFPFFFEIPAILYIGWWYLLQVFSGTLSIIHGKAVGGVAWWAHIGGFLVGLFLHRIFCLGRKCYRDEVRPWGVSYSLGEKFNR; this is encoded by the coding sequence ATGATACCCATACAGGACATTGTACCCCGTAAAACATTTCCCGTGGTAACGGTTAGTTTAATCTTGGTAAACTCTGCCATTTTCATCTTTATGCTAAGCCTTCCTCCAGAGACAAGGGAAGCCTTAGTGATGTATCTTGGTGTTGTCCCGGCAAGATTTACCGAAGGAAATGGCTTTTTCTTGGCGAACATTGTTTCTCTTTTTACCGCTATGTTTCTACACGGGGGCTGGATCCACCTCATCGGGAACATGTGGACTCTTTGGATATTTGGCGACAACGTAGAAGACCGCATGGGGCACAAACGCTTTCTTGCGTTTTATCTTCTCTGCGGCGTAGCTGCTACTTTAGTTCACATATGGCTCCATCCCAAATCAACCCTTCCATTGATTGGGGCCTCTGGTGCTATTTCCGGGGTGCTTGGGGCCTATTACGGGCTTTTCCCACTGGCCCGGGTCATTGTCATGATACCTATTTTCTTTTTTCCCTTCTTTTTCGAAATCCCGGCCATCCTCTATATTGGCTGGTGGTATTTACTGCAGGTCTTCTCTGGCACCCTTTCCATCATCCACGGAAAGGCTGTTGGTGGTGTTGCCTGGTGGGCTCACATAGGAGGTTTCTTAGTAGGGCTTTTTCTCCATCGGATTTTCTGTCTTGGGCGTAAATGCTACCGAGACGAAGTTCGCCCCTGGGGTGTTTCTTACTCCCTGGGAGAAAAATTTAACCGCTAG